The following DNA comes from Xyrauchen texanus isolate HMW12.3.18 chromosome 21, RBS_HiC_50CHRs, whole genome shotgun sequence.
CATAATTTTTTCTCCCATTTCTAGTTTCTTCAAATTGTTCCACAGCTAACATTTTattgagaaaaaaagaagaaatatacATTGAATTAAAATTGTGGTTGTGTACCAATAAATGTTGACTAttgcataatttaaaatattgtttcagatattttcttttgtcgtgtgtgtgtgtgtgtgtataatatatatatgtatatatatatatatatatatatatatatatatatatatatatgtatatatatatatatgagcaaaTCCCTTTATTATAGACagctggtcaaaagttttgaaacacttgactgaaatgtttctcatgatcttaaacatattttgatctgaaggcatatgcttatatctttgaaattagttttgtagtcagaaatataattgtgccaccatattaatttatttcattacaaaactaaaataacaGTAGCATACAGTTTAttaagcatcccagggtgattcctcaagaagttggttgagaaaatgttaaGAGAacatctaggcaaagggtgactatttTGATGAAGATGcttaaatataacacagttttaatttttttatttggtttagtcacaacataattcccatatttccatttcgattattccatagttttgatggctTTACTatcattctaaaatgtgaagaaaaaaaaaagaataatatataataaagaatgagtaagtgtttaaacaaatttgaccgtgtgtgtgtgtgtgtgtgtgtgtgtgtgtgtgtgtgtgtgtgtgtgtatctctgctAATCTGTCAGATATTTGTTAAATACAAGACTAGCAGCGATGGAGGAATCAggaatgtgttaaaaaaattgcTTAAACTATTGTTACAGAAAACAGGATAGCAGATATCGAAAGACTTTCTTCCGATCAGCGCTTTCAATCTAAATTCAGTTTGAACTAAAAGGCGAACGTCCACAAAACTGTTCTCGGATCAGGTGTAAACACTCCAGGCTGTTGCACGCACattgatgatgtcatcagcaaGAAAAACAACAGCCTCTCTCATGGATTCTTAGCACAGCTTAGCCGCGTAGTTAGCAGAGTGCTGACTAATTCTAATGAATTAAAACGCTCTTTTAAATTAGGAGCTCAGTCAGACTGCCGTTATAGTTTGAGCTACATTAGTAGCGAgcaaacatataaaaacaaatattatggCTGTCGTTATGTTTCAGGCCGCTATGACGAGCTTACTGTATGTCTAATAAGCTTGCTGGTTTTTGAATCACGCATTATTTCTACCCCAAGCTACTGTGAACCGCAATGCACAGAATTACCTGTATGATTTATATTAACTTGACATCTGCTAGTATGCTAAAGGTAAGACACATCATTAGCTAAATGTTATGTGAGTGTTGTTTTAGTTTGAATGAACTAGATGTCAGATTGTGTTTTCATATTCACTTTTGTGCCATTGTCTTTTGCTGTAGATtgtaaatattgttttcttttctgtaaGGTGCAGTCAAATGTCTCATTCAGAGAGGGAAAAAAAGGATGATCTTGAAAAAGATTTAACCAAAAATCATAGGCCAACATGCCTCAAAGGAAGAGAGCCCTTGTTCCCATTGGTACACGTAGAAGAGTTAAAGTTGATGAAGTTTACTTGCCCTTTAATTCACTACCTGTGGAATGTCAGCTCTATGTGCTCTCTTTCCTTAGTGAGGTGGACAAGTGCAACTGTGCACTGGTGTGTGTAAGCTGGAGTTGCTTAGCACGCTCTGGAAAACTCTGGAGAGTTGCAGACTATTCTCGCCGTGGTGTTTTTCACCTCGGCCAGGAAGGTCAGCTTGTTTCCAACAGAGAGTTTGAGCGCTGGAAATCTTGGGTACACCATTACACTCATCATCTTATATCTCGTGGGGCCAGTTTGCTTACACTTAAGGCAAGTTTTGATTTGGGGGACCAGTGCAATAAATGGGGAGAGCTACTTTCACACCTGCTGGAGAATATCCATTGCCGAGATCTCTGTCATTTAGATTTAAATTGGACATTCACTCTACTGGAGCCCCTAGACCTCTGTGTCCACACCAGTTCTAgttctcatcaagacaacattaCCAAGATGGACCAAGTCAATAACTTCCAGATTCTTCTTTCCAAACTTGTCCACAGCTGTCCCAGGATAGCCAAAATGCGTCTGCACTTCGACTGGTCTGAAACATCAGTTGCGTTGATTACCCAATTTCAACACCTCCGTATTTTAGAACTGAAGTACTTTTGGGTTTTTAAAGGTGTCAGCCCAAACACTTTACAGTCACTGACTAAATCGCTGCCTAATCTTAAATCCCTCACTCTCCATGTTCTTGTGCCACTGCGGAACATGGGCATCTCATACACCCTTGAATCCCTTTCTCTTGAGTTCTTGGATGTGTCACCCAGTCGTGGTCTGGTCTTCTCCTGCCTCAACCTCCCAGTACTGAGAGAGCTGCGGGCAAAGAAGATTGTACGGGGCATAACTCTGGACCGCCGAACCAGACTCCGGATACAGAGCCGATGGCCTTGTCTGTATCAAGTCTTACGTGATGGGACACCCAATCTACAGGCCCTTAACAATGAAAGACTTCTTCCCAACTGGAAAGAGCAAAGTTACAGAGAGCTGACCTCAATCCTCCAGCAGTCTTGTTACTGCCTTCAGCATTTAGACAGCTGGCTCTGGTGAAACCAAGTCTTGAAACATTTTATGGTCTTAAGAGACAGCCTCATCCTGACTGCAGGGTTGACATGAAGAAATTCAGAAATATCAGATAACCATGAGCATCTTTTCTAATTAAAAATACTTAGAGCTGGAATCTAATTATGCACTAGCTTCCCCTTGCCAGCAACACCGgggtaatttaattacatttaaaaattacattttttttttttttaacctttaaaaaTTATGCCTAAAAAGAAAACTATGTTACAGTTTTGGCTTGTGTAGTGCTATTATGGTTTAAATGAAGAGATTTTCCAAACAGAAGGCCTTACAGACTTGTGTGCGTTTTAAGGAGCTTAGTTCAATtctggaaaattattttattgtgcaAAAGAAGCCAGCTCTGGGGAGGATAAAGCGGATTGCAGCAAGCATGTGTTGATCACATTGACAAGAACTCTTATTCCTTACATCATTTGAGTCCTTTTGCATTTAAGTAGGAATAATCAaccagtagatttttttttttttttcctaaagcATTTCttatatttgatcattttcctTTCTATATTTCAGGCTGTGctcaaaattttatttttcagacaaTTTTGCAGCAGTCAAACCttatttttaatctgtttttctTTCAAACTGGAATTTAAGTAGAAGGGTTTTATTTGTATTAAGCCTAATGATTGAGTATTTTAAGGATATTCACACAGGTGAGAATATGTATTGCGTTGCATTGTTATTTTATCCATCTTTGAAGAAAATctcttaaatgttttaattaaaggcATAACAGTCTTTTAGTTTAAAGCCTTCAAAAGTATTGAGAGTAAAACCTTGTCAGTACTTCAAATGAAATGTTGAGACCAATAAATAAGCCAACATTGAAATGTGCAGCATTGTGTGCCAagcattaaaagaatattctgggttcaatgaaagttaatctcaatcaacagcatttgtggcataatattgattaccacaaaaaagtattttgactggTTCCTCCCCTCCACAAAactgaggcactttcaatggaaataAATGAGGGCCAATCTGTTACTTTAAagtactcactatttcaaaagaatagccacaagatgtaaaaaaatatgtttgttaacatgattttagtgttataaatcGCTtattaaccatttctgtgtaaagttataaccaattttgcAATTTCGATGGCGAAATTGGCGATGTAAAGTCAACAACCcctaaaattacttaaaaaattatgattcaaacaactttacatctcaagtaatacatgagttttaacagaagaattaatgtaagtgcttttaagtTTCAAATTTCtgaatttaaaccctccaaaatttggcccattcaattccattttaagtgtctcactggaattccaatttttgcttttttaaagaaaccgAGTGAtatgttttttgtggtaatcaacattgtgccacaaatgctgtcgattgagcttaacttgtattgaacccggaatattcctttaatagaatATTTTAAAAAGTGGACTTTAAAGACAGTGTGCCTTCAATAAATTGTCATCAAGATTGTATTTCAATTTATGAAATGTTAATATTGCCTTTAGCTGTAATAACTAATAGACCAAgtcatataattaatttaatgtggATAAAAGAAACTTGTGATGATCTGCAGTTGCATTTAATTGTGAACAATATTACCCAATGGATGAAATGTGTGCAGTACCCCTTGCTTGTCCACAGGAGGTCACAATACTCTTTCCTTCCTCAACTGATCTGTTCCTTTCATGCCAGTCCTTAATACTATTAAGTTTTCTGTTTTCAGCAGTGGTGCTGTGATGAAATAATTCTGTGTACTGACTGGAATTGGAACTGCTGGAATAAATTGAtatgatttattcatttattaaagtAAAACTTATGGCCATATATTTGTAGTGTGGACAAATTGCCCATTATGTCTTTCAATGTTCTGTCACAGTGTTAATGTCACTGTTACTTGTAAATTATATCTAAATTATTTTATGCTGACATGAATCATTTAAGGTAACGGACTGAGTAATAATATATTTGCCTAAGCAGATAGTTTGCGTTCTAGTCTAGTTGCTTAAAGCCTTTCTTAATCCAGAACTGAAGAATAGGTTTCataaaatgtttgttattttatttctgtcAGTTGAAAACAACCATGACAGGTAAAAACCAATAAGAAGCCAATCTTGGATAGATTAAGCTTACATTTTCTATACCATTAACTTTTTCGAGGATAAGAAGTATGtaatatttgtaaacatttaaggaacgtttaaataaatgtttactgttcaatgacaataaagataACTGGCATTGCTGATTATACATCCCCAAAAGAGTTTCTGTTTTTGCCTGTACTTTTTTGAGCAAGTTACTTCCTCCTTAGGATGAATGACTTATATTATTGTTTACCTCATTTGTATGTTGCTTTGATTGTAAAATCTTAAGTTCCATATAACACAACAAGCtcagtgtttgtatttttgtaccTCTTGATTATTGCTTTATAAAATAGACGTATTCTACAGGTTATATCATAATATTATTCAGAACagcatggatttttttctttcaagAAGTTTTAAATGTTCACTAAAAGGAGGAGAAGGTTGGGATGagggaatataaaaaaaaattatgtgccgAACTTCACTTGAAGACATACTGACTTAATATGACAAGCAGCTCAATGAAGTAAAACAAAATTCAGTGAGTCATCAAAGAACTTTGGAAATGTTTCACGTCTAAGCATCTGAATATCTCATGCTGGTCTGAAGGTCTCTGGCAAAACATAGGATGGACTCATGCAAATACTCCCTTTGATTCCAGTGATTAAGTGAATTTACATTCAAACTGCACATCTCTTTAATCATATTATTAGTGATTAAGATATTTCCAGATGTAGGGGACAGAGCAATGGGACACGGTTCatgtgataaaatatttgtttgcttcTGGCTCATCCACGCTAGTTAATGTGTAATCTTGAGATGTGGTCTTAGGCGTGGCATTAGTGCATGATGTCTTAAGCAACACATTTATTATCAAGGTCTGTGAGAGGGTACAGAGTCTACAAAGGGATAGCAAGGTCTTTTTGCTCACTTCATTCGTTGAGGTTTCTCAGACAGAAGAATCAGACATGGCCAAAGGAGTGTTGATCTCCAAGTCCCTGGCTGCTACCACTGGGATCCTCACGGTCtcttgtgtttgtggtgtggTGTTGATGCTTGTGTTTTTCCAAATTCAAATAGCAAGAAATCCTCCAGTGCCTCCACCATCTCCAATTCCTGGAACGGCAATTCCATCAGGACCTCCACCGTCTCAAAGACTTTCTGACAATTTTATTCCGGAGAGCTACAATGTATTTCTCCAGCCATATTTTTATGACAAGCTGCCTGAAAACGTTACAGAACAATCCCTCTTATTCAAGGGAAATTCAACTGTTAGGTTGAAGTGCCTGAAAATCTCCAAGAGCATCTTCCTTCATGTTCGGGACCTAAATGTGACAGATGTACAAGTGACAAGTTCTGATTCTAACCAGAATTTATCAGTGAGGAGTTATAAAGTACATAACAATGAAAGTAATTTTCTTGAGATTCAACTCAACGATGTGCTAACAAATGGGACCAACTATAATCTGTTCACTTCATTTGAAGGAGAACTTCGTGATGATATGTCTGGGTTTTATCTGAGCCGGTACACAGAGAATGAAAATGAAGAGAGGTAAAGAAAGAATGTATTCAGTATTCTCAATGATATCAGGGGAAAGAATTGTtggggaacactttacaataaggttgtatatgctaacattaattaacacagttgttaacatgatctaacaatgaactgTACATTCACAGAATTCATTATTCTTGGCTACTGTTAATGTCTTTCAaactttaaccaagattaatgattgctctatgtatatatatatatatatatatatatatatacacacatttgagCCCATTCTTTCCAATGTTGCTTTTCAACTATGTTATAGGGTtcagcagaaaaacaaaacacacataaataactGAACAAATTTGCATGTGTAAATGTATAAGTCTAAGATACCAGAATGTATAAGTCTAAGATACATTTGCTCCCACAAACAACTCTAAACTTTCTTTTCACAATCTTTTGTTCGGGAAAGGTTTTATGTTCAATCCTGAGaagtatttattgttttataagtCTCCTGagatttttgtgtttcattttgtaGTACACCTTCCCCAAGGAAGACATCCCTGCCGTGTGCATTTGCTGTTGTTTCATACACAAAATTGCTTTGGAATGTTTTTCTAATAATTACATATAAAAAATGTCTTGCAATTTTTTTGAACACCACAAACAGATTTCTTGCCGCCAGCCAGATGCAACCCACAAATGCCAGGAAAGTTTTTCCTTGCTTTGATGAGCCAGCTCTGAAAGCCGTGTTTAATATAACCATTATCCACAGAGAGAACACCTATGCCCGATCTAACGGCATAGAAGGTGAGgatcattacaaattaaaaaagtcAAACTCTCAATGTACAGAATGATGATTTATCACATTTCATGTGTAGATATTAATCCTCCTCTCTCTGGCTACAATAAATATCACAACTGCAAATAGTAGtttaaaaaatttacataaatGTAGAAACAGACTTTAAGTGGTTTGTTATCTGCAGTTGGAgaatatttccttttttgtttcgCATAGGGCTGTGAATTGTTAAGAAATGTAAGCTTTAGTATAAAaaattttaaactgcaaaaaaaaaaggcacGGAAACATGTGTTTCACATTGAACATGTTCAAtgcatattttctatttttgctTCATCATCAGATCATGGGACAATAGTTGGAGATGAATGGATTGTTACTACATTTGAGCCGACCCCAGTCATGTCAACTTATCTATTGGCTTTCTCTGTATCTAACTTTAAAACTAAAGGGGAAACTACAGAGAAAATACCAGTATGTTCCTTTCatttttacttaaagggatagttcaccaaaaatgaagaatttgtcataatttactcacccttatgttgttccgaACCCACATGATTTTCTATATTTTGTTGAACGctaaagtagatgttaggcagaatgttaacctcagtctcCATTCAATATCTTTGTATAAAGCAAAGAGCAgcttcaacattcttcaaaatttccccatgaagaagaaagtcatcggtttggagcaacatgaggggtGAACTTTCCCAAATAAAATTCCCTTAAAAATTCTTATTTATTCACTTTTTTCAACATAATTATTACATACAATATGCATTATTGgagttgtttgattaatataaagGTGTGTTTCCTAAGTCATTCTCATCTTTTCTTTATGTGTTTTCTAGACATATGCTCGACTTGATGCTGTTGATGCTGGCCATGCTGAGTACGCATCAGACATAGCATGGAAAATTCTACAGAAATATgagaacacatttgaattgaactACCCATTGGAACAATTATGTAAGTAAAATGAAAAGCACAAATAAGATTGTTTTTCTATGGTTGTGTTGATACTTTATTTGGATGAAATATATTACCATATATTAAGAAAGAACACTCTCATCAATTGGAAATGAGAACACATTGTAAATCCTTTCTGTTTAGCTGAGAAACTAAAAGTCTAATTGTCAATAGTAAGACTTACACAGACTGGTACAAGCTGCATCCTATGGTAAAGCAGTTGCCTTGCTGCCTAGTCAGTTCATGACTTAACCATCAGTGGTTTTGTATGAAGGTACCTATGAAAACTGgtcaaagaacatttttaaaggcatcttattttcatcatacctCAGTGAACAGCCTCCGAACTGCAGCATTTTGCAGCTTTCAGGTGCAGCCACAGTCAAATCAAACAGAGATCCTTACCATTGCACTGAAAGGAAATAaaacttaaatggatagttcacccaaaaatgaagagaGCTTACTCACATattgttccaaccctgtatgactttcttttctttttctttctgtggaacacaaaatgaaatgtaaagcccaatgttagcctcagtcaccattcactttctttatatGGACAAAAGATACagtacaatgaaagcgaatggtgactgagactaacattctgcctaacatctacttttgtgtttcacagacaaGAGAAAAtgacatgggtttggaacaacattagggtgatgatatgatgacataatatttatttttacttccaATTTAAAATGTAAGATATGGAGGATCATGACCAAAATCTGTTGTATTTCAGATCAGATTGCTGTGCCAGACTTCAGTACAGAAGCCATGGAAAATTGGGGTTTAATTTCATATCGGGAGGCAGCTCTGCTCTATGACAAAGATACGTCATCTAACTTTGATAAAGAATTGGTGGCCACTGCGATTGCTCGTAATATAGCACATCAGGTAAACTTATTCAAATGTTATGTTATCACatatatattaattacatatGTTATGTAATGTTAAGTTATTGGGTCTAAATTGCCATCAAATTTCTTCCCTGCACTTCATTTCAGTGGTTTGGAAACCTTGTCACAATGAGCTGGTGGAATGACCTGTGGCTGAATA
Coding sequences within:
- the LOC127661752 gene encoding uncharacterized protein LOC127661752 — encoded protein: MPQRKRALVPIGTRRRVKVDEVYLPFNSLPVECQLYVLSFLSEVDKCNCALVCVSWSCLARSGKLWRVADYSRRGVFHLGQEGQLVSNREFERWKSWVHHYTHHLISRGASLLTLKASFDLGDQCNKWGELLSHLLENIHCRDLCHLDLNWTFTLLEPLDLCVHTSSSSHQDNITKMDQVNNFQILLSKLVHSCPRIAKMRLHFDWSETSVALITQFQHLRILELKYFWVFKGVSPNTLQSLTKSLPNLKSLTLHVLVPLRNMGISYTLESLSLEFLDVSPSRGLVFSCLNLPVLRELRAKKIVRGITLDRRTRLRIQSRWPCLYQVLRDGTPNLQALNNERLLPNWKEQSYRELTSILQQSCYCLQHLDSWLW